The following coding sequences lie in one Anomalospiza imberbis isolate Cuckoo-Finch-1a 21T00152 chromosome 21, ASM3175350v1, whole genome shotgun sequence genomic window:
- the TRIM32 gene encoding E3 ubiquitin-protein ligase TRIM32, producing MAAAPYLNSDALREVLECPICMESFTEEHLRPKLLHCGHTICKQCLEKLLANSINGIRCPFCSKITRITSLAQLTDNLTVLKIIDTAGLGEVVGLLMCKVCGRRLPRHFCKSCSLVLCEPCKEASHMPPGHRVMAIKEAAEERRREFGTRLARLRELMGDLQKRKAALEDVSRDLQSRYKAVLQEYSKEERKIQEELARSRKFFTTSLTEVEKINNQVMEEQAYLLNLAEVQIMSRCDYFLAKIKQGDIALLEEAADEEEPELTNSLPRELTLQEVELLKVSHVGPLQIGQVVKKPRTVNVEESLMENAAPSFVPFREPDVVQEEPSCTPHSSPAKPRMPEAATSIQQCSFIKKMGSKGSLPGMFNLPVSLHVTSQGEVLVADRGNFRIQVFTRKGFLKEIRRSPSGIDSFVLSFLGADLPNLTPLSVTMNCHGLIGVTDSYDNSVKVYTMDGHCVACHRSQLSKPWGIAALPSGQFVVTDVEGGKLWCFTVDRGMGVVKYSCLCSAVRPKFVTCDAEGTIYFTQGLGLNLENRQYEHHLEGGFSIGSVSPDGQLGRQISHFFSENEDFRCIAGMCVDSRGDLIVADSSRKEILHFPKGGGYNILIREGLTCPVGIAVTPKGQLLVLDCWDHCIKIYSYHLRRYSTP from the coding sequence ATGGCTGCCGCCCCTTATCTCAACTCGGACGCGCTGCGAGAGGTCCTGGAGTGCCCAATCTGCATGGAGTCCTTCACCGAGGAGCACCTGAGGCCCAAACTGCTGCACTGTGGGCACACCATCtgcaagcagtgcctggagaAGCTCCTGGCAAACAGCATCAACGGGATCCGGTGCCCCTTCTGCAGCAAGATCACGCGGATCACCAGCTTGGCTCAGCTCACTGACAACCTCACCGTGCTGAAGATCATCGACACGGCTGGCCTGGGGGAAGTGGTGGGACTTCTCATGTGCAAGGTCTGCGGGAGGAGGCTGCCAAGACACTTTTGCAAGAGCTGTAGCTTGGTTTTGTGTGAGCCGTGCAAGGAGGCTTCGCACATGCCCCCAGGACACAGAGTCATGGCTATCAAAGAGGCAGCTGAGGAGCGTAGGAGGGAATTTGGGACGAGGCTTGCCAGGCTTCGAGAGCTCATGGGTGATCTTCAGAAAAGGAAAGCTGCTCTGGAGGATGTTTCAAGAGACCTGCAATCCAGATACAAAGCGGTTCTGCAGGAGTACAGCAAAGAGGAGCGCAAGATCCAGGAAGAACTGGCCAGGTCACGCAAGTTCTTCACTACCTCTTTGACTGAAGTGGAGAAGATAAATAACCAGGTGATGGAAGAGCAGGCTTACCTGCTGAACTTAGCAGAAGTGCAGATAATGTCTCGCTGTGACTATTTCCTTGCCAAAATAAAGCAGGGGGATATAGCTCTcctggaggaggcagcagaCGAGGAAGAGCCAGAACTGACGAACAGTCTGCCGAGGGAGCTGACTCTCCAAGAGGTGGAACTCCTTAAGGTGAGCCATGTGGGACCACTGCAGATTGGGCAGGTGGTGAAGAAACCCCGGACCGTTAACGTGGAGGAATCTCTCATGGAAAATGCAGCACCCTCCTTTGTACCATTTAGGGAGCCTGACGTGGTGCAAGAGGAGCCCAGCTGCACCCCCCATTCCTCGCCAGCCAAGCCAAGGATGCCTGAAGCAGCCACGAGCATCCAGCAGTGTTCCTTCATCAAGAAGATGGGCTCCAAGGGCAGCCTGCCAGGGATGTTCAACCTCCCTGTCAGCCTGCACGTCACCAGCCAAGGCGAGGTGCTTGTGGCAGACCGGGGCAACTTCCGAATCCAAGTTTTTACCCGCAAGGGCTTCCTGAAGGAGATCCGCCGGAGCCCCAGTGGCATCGACAGCTTTGTGCTCAGTTTCCTTGGAGCAGACTTGCCCAACTTGACCCCCCTTTCTGTCACCATGAACTGCCACGGGCTGATCGGTGTGACAGACAGCTACGACAACTCTGTCAAGGTGTACACCATGGATGGCCACTGCGTGGCGTGTCACCGCAGCCAGCTGAGCAAGCCCTGGGGCATCGCCGCGCTGCCCTCGGGCCAGTTCGTCGTCACCGACGTGGAAGGGGGGAAGCTCTGGTGCTTCACCGTGGACCGTGGCATGGGGGTGGTGAAGTACAGCTGCCTGTGCAGCGCCGTGCGCCCCAAGTTTGTCACCTGCGACGCTGAAGGGACCATTTACTTCActcaggggctggggctcaaCCTGGAGAACCGGCAGTACGAGCACCACTTGGAAGGAGGCTTCTCCATCGGCTCCGTCAGCCCAGATGGGCAGCTGGGACGCCAGATTAGCCATTTCTTCTCTGAGAATGAGGATTTCAGGTGCATTGCTGGGATGTGTGTTGATTCCAGGGGAGACCTGATCGTAGCTGACAGCAGTCGTAAGGAAATCCTGCATTTTCCTAAAGGAGGCGGCTACAACATCCTAATTCGGGAAGGACTCACCTGCCCAGTGGGTATTGCTGTTACTCCTAAAgggcagctgctggtgctggacTGTTGGGATCATTGCATTAAGATCTACAGTTACCACCTGAGAAGATACTCCACCCCTTAA